The DNA segment GAAACGGCGGGGAGCGATCCGGCGTTCCTGGTCCCGATCCTGAAGGAGGCCGGCGTCAGGGTGTTCCACAAGGTGCCCTCGGTCCGCTTCGCGAAGAAGGCCGTCGCCGGCGGCGTGGACGGCATCATCATCGTCGGTTTCGAGTGCGGCGGGCATCCCGGGATGGACGACGTCCCGCTGTCGATCATCCTGCCCCGGGCCGTCGACGAGCTCGACGTCCCGGTCGTGGCCGCCGGCGGCATCGCCGACGCCCGGGGCTTTGCCTCGGCCCTCTGCCTGGGGGCGGATGGAGTCCTCATGGGGACCCGCTTTGTCGTCACGGAAGAGAGCACCATGTGCGAGAGCATCAAGAGGCGGTACCTGGAGATCACGGAAAACGACACGACCCTCATTATGCGTTCCCTGAAAAACCCCTTTCGGTGCTATAAGAACAGCGCGACGAAGCGGGTTCTCGAGATGGAGGCGAGGGGCGCGTCGCTCCTCGAACTCCTGACGGTCGTGGGAGGACAGGTGAGCCGGGATACCTACGCCAAGGGGGATCCCGACGGCGTGCCCGTCGCCTGCAGCCTGGGAGCCGCGCTCATTCGCGATGTGAAGCCGATCGCCGACGTGGTGAACGACATCGTGGAAGGGGCCCACGCGATTCTCTCCCGGCTGCGGAACATGGAAGAGCCGGGAGCTGGAACTCGTGCCGGCGCCGCACACGCATGACGGTTGAGGACGAGGCGAACCGGGAAGGGAAACCGGGGAACGACAAGCGGGAGGATGACTGTGAACGACTATGTACGCGGTGAAAAGAAAGGCGCCATTTTCTACCTGACCCTGAATCGGCCGGAACAGCGGAACGCCATTACCTTCGAGATGGTCGAGACGATCTCGCGGATGGTCGAGGATCTGATCGTCGATCCCGAGGTCCGGGTCATCATCATGAAGGGAGAAGGCAAGGTCTTCTCGGCGGGTGTCGATTTTGCCTCCCTGGCCGCCCTCGTCGGGCGGTTCATGGCCGATTCGGCCGCCGGCGGGGCATCCATCCGGGCCGACATTTCCCGGTACCAGCATTACATCAACCGCCTGGAGGCCATCGAGATCCCGATCATCTGCGCCATGCAGCACCGCGTGCTGGGGCTGGGGCTGGAGCTGACCCTGGCCTGCGACATCCGCCTGATGAGCGACGACTGCCTCTGGAGCATGCCGGAGCTCAAGTTCGGCGTCGTTCCGGACCTCGGAGGGACGGCCCGCCTGAGCCGGATCGTCGGGGCCTCCAAGGCCATGGAGATCCTGATGACGGGAAGAATGTACACGGCCGCCCAGGCGCTTGAATTCGGACTGATCAATGGTGTATGTCCGGGTGCCTCCCTGCTGGAGGAGGCCGAGAAGATGGCCGGGGACATCATCGCCATGGGTCCCGTCGCCGTAGGCGCGGTCAAGCGGATCGTCAGGGGAGGGGATGGAATCGACCTCATGACCCACCTGGGCATGGAGGTCACGCTCCAGAGCGCCCTCCTCCGCGGCGAAGATTTTCAGGAAGGGGTGAAGGCCCTGATGGAAGGGCGGAAACCGGATTGGAAAAGGAGATGACCATGATTGAAGAGAAGTACAGGCATGTGGCCGATTTTTCCTGCAACGGCATCGAGGGCATCAGGCGAACGGGAATCCGGGTGGTCGAGATGCGGGACCGATACGTCAAGACGCTCATGCCCATCCAGGGAAATGTGAATCATGTCGGGATCATGTATGCGGGCTCCCTCTTTGCCCTGGGAGAGATGATGGGCGGGGCGCTGTTCGGGGCGGCTTTCGATTATTTGAAATACTTGCCCGTTGCAAAGGAAGTCTCCATCCGCTATCGCCGTCCCGCCATGACCGACGTTACCCTGGTCGCGGAGATTTCGGAGGAAGACGTCGCCCGGATCACGGCGGTGCTTGAGGAGAAGGGAAAGGCGGACATTCCCCTCGACCTGGAGCTGAAGGACGCACAGGGGGAAGTGGTCGCCATCGTCCATGGGGTCTGGCAGGGGAGAAAGATTCCCGACGGCTTTGAGGTCCCGTGGGGGAAAGCGTAAATCTGCAACAGGAGTGACCGTTATCATGAAACACATCCGGCTGTTCGAGCCCATCCGGATCAATCGGCTGACCGTCGAGAATCGTACGGTGATGCCTGCCATGGGCCTTCATTACACGGACGACTACACGTTCAACGACCGCTACTCCGCGTTTTACAGGACCCGCGCCCACGGGGGCGTGGGGCTGATGATCGTCGGTCCCCTGGCGGTCGATCTCTATGGCGGGGCTCCGGTCATGCCCGGCCTGTTCGACGACCGGAACATGAAGATCATCTCGGCGCTCAACGCCGAGATGCACAGGGACACGAAGGCGAAGATCGGCGTTCAGCTCTTTCACATGGGAAGAAACGCCCCGACCCGGCTCTTCACGGGAGAGCCGGCCCTGGCGCCTTCCGCCGTGCGGAGCCGGCTCACGGGAGACGTTCCGAAGGCCATGACGGAGGAGGACATCGAGCGCGTACAGGACTCCTTTGCCCGGGCGGCCGGGAGGGCCGTCGCAGCGGGGTTCGATTTCATTGAAATCATCGCCTGCACGGGCTACCTGGTCAGCCAGTTCCTGTCCCCGCTGACGAACCTTCGCACCGACGGCTACGGCGGGTCCTGGGAGAACCGGATGCGCTTCGGCCTGGAGCTGATCCGCCGGGTGCGGGCGGCCGTCGGACCCGATATCGCCTTGGGCATCCGGGTGGCCGGGAACGACTTCATGGAGGGAAGCAACACGAACGCCGAATCGGCCCTCTTTTGCGCGGAGGCCGAGAAGGCGGGCGTTGACGCGATCAACGTGACGGGCGGCTGGCATGAGACGCTCGTCCCCCAGCTCACGCAGGGCGTTCCTCCCGGTGCCTACGCCTATCTGGCCCGGGGCATCCGGGAAAAGGTTTCCGTTCCCGTGTTCGCCTCCAACCGCCTGGGCGACCCCGATGTCGCGGAGCGGGTCCTCCGGTCGGGGGCGGCCGACATGATCTGCTGGGGACGGCCGCTGATCGCCGATCCGGATCTGCCCCGTAAGGTCAGAGAGGGCCGACTCGACGAGATCATCCGCTGCGTCTCCTGCAACCAGGGCTGCTTCGACAGTGTGTTCCTGGCGAGGGGGATTTTCTGTGCCGTGAATCCGACCGTCGGGCACGAGGGGGAACCGCCGGCAGAGAAATCCTTGAAGCGGAAGAATGTGTTTGTCGCCGGGGGCGGCCCGGCGGGGATGCAGTTTGCATTGACCGCCTCCGGACGCGGCCATGCGGTCACGATTTTCGAAAAGGAACAGGGCCTGGGAGGCCAGATCCCCGTTGCAGCGGGTCCGCCGGCCAAGGGGGAGCTTCTCCACATCCGGGACGGCATGGCGAAACGGCTCGGTCGGACGGACGTGGAGATCCGGTTCGGCCGTTCCCTGACGGCCGAGGACGTGAAGCGGGAGCGGCCCGACGCCGTGGTCGTGGCCACGGGGGCGGAGCCGATCGCCATCCGCGTTCCGGGCATCGACAAGCCCCACGTTGTTGACGCCTGGGACGTGCTCCGGGGGAATGTCGCCCACATCGGGAAAAGGGTCGTCGTCGTCGGAGGAAACGCCGTCGGCTGCGAGACGGCGGAATGGATCGCCACGGATGGGCTGCCGGACCCGGAGACGTTCATGTTTCTTGCCTGCCACGGCGCGGAAGCCCCGGAAAAGCTGCAGTCCCTGGGGGTCTGCAACGGCCGCGGCATCACCGTGATCGACATGGTGGACCGCATCGGGGCCAACGTAGGGCCGTCCACCCGCTGGGTGCTCATGCAGAGCCTGAAGCGGCACGGTGTGGAGCTTCGCACCGGGACGAGGCTGGTCGAGATCCTCGATGACGCTGTTGTCGTCGAGACGGGCGCGGGACGGGAGCGCATCGGGGCGGATACGGTGGTCATGGCCGTCGGGTCCAGGTCCGTGAACGGCCTGGTGGAAGAGCTTCGACTCACGGGCGTCGAGGTGATTGTCATCGGCGATGCGAAAACACCCAGGAAATTCAGCGACGCCATCGCCGAGGGGTATGCAGAGGCCCGGAACCTGTAATGGCGGGACGCAGCAGCAACGGAGCGGTGAAATACAACGTCCCCGGCATCCTGTCGGTTCTCCTGATTCCCGGATCGGATAAGGCGGACTGGGCAGGGATCGGGGACGCGGTCCTGGTCGACGGGCAGCGGCGCATCGTGGCCGTCGCGGACGGCCCGGAACGGAATCCCGATGCCTCCTCCGCTTTTCTGAGGCGTTTTCAGGCGGGGATGTCCGATCTGATGGAGCCCGGGAGGGCCTGGTCGTTCATGAACGGCGGCTTCACGCACCTGGTTTCCGCCACCAACCTGCTGGTCCGCGAGACCTCCTACCATGGCGGGACGACGTTTTCCGCCGTGGTTCTCGGGCAGGACAACCGGTATGCCGTCCTGCATGCGGGGGACAGCCTGATCTTCCGGCTCCGGCCGTCGACGGGCGAAGTCGTTCAGCTCAGCCGGACCAACCACTGCCTGGTCGGACGGTCGGCGGGCCTCTTTCAGGCCGAGGAGGCGTCCTTTCTGGATCAGGACATGTTTCTTGTTGCGTCCGACGGACTGACGTCCCTGGCGCGCAGTTGCGGACAGGGAACGGCGGCGTTCGTCGACGGCCTGATGAGGACATGTGCGTCCATCCCGGACATGATCGAGAGCATCTGCGAATCCGCCCGCCGGATCGAGCGGGGGCTTGACGACATCGGTGTCGTGGTCGTGAAGCCCGGGCGGCTGTCCGGAGCCGGGGAAGAGATTCCGGCTCCGTCGCTATTTCCATGAACGGCACCGCCCGGTCCGGGGGGGACGGGCGGCCGATGACCAGGAGTCGCCATGAAGTCAACCATTCTCATTGTCGATGATACGCAGTTGATCGCCGAATCTCTCCGGAAGGCCCTTTCCCGGGAAGGGTACGACATCCTCACCGCGGCAACGGGGAAGGACGCCCTCCTGTCCTACGAGGAAAACGGTCCGGACCTGATCCTGCTGGACGTCAAGCTGCCGGACATCGACGGCATCCAGGTCCTGCAGAAAATCCGGCAGGTGGACGCGAAGACCCCCATCATCGTGATGACGGCCTACAGCGGGATCAAGGGAGCCGTGGAGGCCATGAAGTCCGGGGCCTACGATTACGTCGCCAAGCCCTTCGACATCGACGAGCTGAAGATCATTGTCGCGCGCTGCCTGGCGTCCCGCAAGGTCGAGGCCGAGGTCGATCACATGCGGTCGACGAAGAAGGAGCTTTACAGCTTCAGCAGGATCATCACCTGCAGCCCCAAGATGAAGACGATCATCGACATGAGCCAGCGGGTGGCCCTCGGCAGCCGCTCCACGGTCCTCATCCAGGGCGAAAGCGGGACGGGTAAGGAGCTGTTTGCCAATGCCATCCACTACAGCAGCCAG comes from the Syntrophales bacterium genome and includes:
- a CDS encoding nitronate monooxygenase produces the protein MFKTRLTEMLGIPHPIMMGGMQLLSNAEFTAAAANAGVMAFLTAETFPSPEALREEIRKTRRLTDRPFGVNISMLPDTGRGERSLAFAAIAAEEKVAAAETAGSDPAFLVPILKEAGVRVFHKVPSVRFAKKAVAGGVDGIIIVGFECGGHPGMDDVPLSIILPRAVDELDVPVVAAGGIADARGFASALCLGADGVLMGTRFVVTEESTMCESIKRRYLEITENDTTLIMRSLKNPFRCYKNSATKRVLEMEARGASLLELLTVVGGQVSRDTYAKGDPDGVPVACSLGAALIRDVKPIADVVNDIVEGAHAILSRLRNMEEPGAGTRAGAAHA
- a CDS encoding enoyl-CoA hydratase/isomerase family protein, whose product is MNDYVRGEKKGAIFYLTLNRPEQRNAITFEMVETISRMVEDLIVDPEVRVIIMKGEGKVFSAGVDFASLAALVGRFMADSAAGGASIRADISRYQHYINRLEAIEIPIICAMQHRVLGLGLELTLACDIRLMSDDCLWSMPELKFGVVPDLGGTARLSRIVGASKAMEILMTGRMYTAAQALEFGLINGVCPGASLLEEAEKMAGDIIAMGPVAVGAVKRIVRGGDGIDLMTHLGMEVTLQSALLRGEDFQEGVKALMEGRKPDWKRR
- a CDS encoding YiiD C-terminal domain-containing protein, which gives rise to MIEEKYRHVADFSCNGIEGIRRTGIRVVEMRDRYVKTLMPIQGNVNHVGIMYAGSLFALGEMMGGALFGAAFDYLKYLPVAKEVSIRYRRPAMTDVTLVAEISEEDVARITAVLEEKGKADIPLDLELKDAQGEVVAIVHGVWQGRKIPDGFEVPWGKA
- a CDS encoding FAD-dependent oxidoreductase, encoding MKHIRLFEPIRINRLTVENRTVMPAMGLHYTDDYTFNDRYSAFYRTRAHGGVGLMIVGPLAVDLYGGAPVMPGLFDDRNMKIISALNAEMHRDTKAKIGVQLFHMGRNAPTRLFTGEPALAPSAVRSRLTGDVPKAMTEEDIERVQDSFARAAGRAVAAGFDFIEIIACTGYLVSQFLSPLTNLRTDGYGGSWENRMRFGLELIRRVRAAVGPDIALGIRVAGNDFMEGSNTNAESALFCAEAEKAGVDAINVTGGWHETLVPQLTQGVPPGAYAYLARGIREKVSVPVFASNRLGDPDVAERVLRSGAADMICWGRPLIADPDLPRKVREGRLDEIIRCVSCNQGCFDSVFLARGIFCAVNPTVGHEGEPPAEKSLKRKNVFVAGGGPAGMQFALTASGRGHAVTIFEKEQGLGGQIPVAAGPPAKGELLHIRDGMAKRLGRTDVEIRFGRSLTAEDVKRERPDAVVVATGAEPIAIRVPGIDKPHVVDAWDVLRGNVAHIGKRVVVVGGNAVGCETAEWIATDGLPDPETFMFLACHGAEAPEKLQSLGVCNGRGITVIDMVDRIGANVGPSTRWVLMQSLKRHGVELRTGTRLVEILDDAVVVETGAGRERIGADTVVMAVGSRSVNGLVEELRLTGVEVIVIGDAKTPRKFSDAIAEGYAEARNL
- a CDS encoding SpoIIE family protein phosphatase, translating into MAGRSSNGAVKYNVPGILSVLLIPGSDKADWAGIGDAVLVDGQRRIVAVADGPERNPDASSAFLRRFQAGMSDLMEPGRAWSFMNGGFTHLVSATNLLVRETSYHGGTTFSAVVLGQDNRYAVLHAGDSLIFRLRPSTGEVVQLSRTNHCLVGRSAGLFQAEEASFLDQDMFLVASDGLTSLARSCGQGTAAFVDGLMRTCASIPDMIESICESARRIERGLDDIGVVVVKPGRLSGAGEEIPAPSLFP